Part of the Vigna unguiculata cultivar IT97K-499-35 chromosome 3, ASM411807v1, whole genome shotgun sequence genome, AACCTCTGTTGGGTGCGTGAATGCGATTTGCAGGTGAGAACAGTGGCGGACACTGAtagactcgcccaggcgagcttgactcgcccaggcgagatgtgcagaggctcgcccagagCTTTCTGTGCGAGTGGTCGCTTGGGCGACCAGGGTGCGTTTTAAGCGAGCAcacaactcgcccaggcgagagggatctcgcttaagcgagatcccgcgttgctttCTTGTTCCtgttgagccctcgcctaggcggaagGGGACTCGTCTgggcgagacccctcagcctgagcgaggtgctgggcgagacagtgcggTGATTGAATATTTGTTTGTTCTTGAATGGTCTGTTTTGGGTTGggtatgaatgcatgatgagTGATAGGTATGTAATGGAGTATGAGGTATACGTCGTATGATCCCTAGATTACAAATGATAGGTTTGGCATGAAAGTTGGCATAATCTATACATGACTTGGATATGATGAGTTGGTTACATATGTATGTGTGTGGGGTCACAAACCTGGTATGAGCAATAATGAATCTTGGCGGTTGGCAAAGCTTTGGTATGATTGGCATGAGGAGAAACACCTTACTCATGATCGAGAATAACGAATTGGTAATGATTCAACATATGAGAAATGGAGTTTTGTTGTGGGTTTTGGGTTGAAACCTCATGTGCAATGTATGTATGAATCCCCGATTGTATATGAATGTttgtccgtgtcagcgtgtaattcctcggggtctctaggtgagacctctagggctgcgcttcagtggtcgggacgtaattccatggcccctgttagtgggtgcccatggtggtgccccatctgtataactaggtaaggattcaaggtaaggactgcatcctgacactctaaggggccagttagtctcacttagagcagactgactcctgtggtgagagtagcaggaggcctgaaattcattaagggctaaccttgtggtgagggagatttgattcattgtaacacttgtaacacatagctcggagatgagcaccaccacaagtgcaagcatccgctgaatccgactaagttatacgtatccggatgagtcgagtcgagtcgtagtgtatttgaatgagagtcataacatgtttggttgattaTATGGAggtgagatgatgaaaatacttttgactgtatgatgcatatgttgttggctctagcttacccgtttcgttgcttggttgtgttgtatgtggctgttctttcttgcgatgatcatcgacttggttgatgggagcagatgggcgaagttcttgtggtcaacaagggaatggtgatttCACCGTTTAGCCGTCTGGGCTGGATCTTACACTTCTCTTCTTCATgtcttctttagggctatggcccctgtactCGTTGTCTTTGGATTGTAAACTCTTAGTTAAACTgttatcctgcttttgttggcatcgtggtgtgcctggttttgtaggggtgatgtgATGAACCCCAGGACTGCATTGTTGATTATctctgtgtgacgtttcctttaattttatgtattaaattaaatggggcgttacatattttttattaaatgtttttatggaaaaactaaaaaagttcccccaaaaatcatttcccaCCCACTACTCTGTATGAGCCAATTTCGTTGCAGAGTTACCATTATTTACGAACGAAATAACTTTCATACAGAACAAGGTGCAAGTAGAAATTGATTGGTGCAGAAAGCAATTATCTTAGGTTTATGCTTTAGCGTTATCACTTCATCCTAAGTCCATAGTTCTTTAAACCTAATCAACTCTTCAATGTGTTCATTTTTATTTGGACGAAATCATttcacaacatttttttatattcatttcagtgaaacaaaatgttttcaacttaaattttgaaaaacataaaatttatccTATAATAAAGGCAACTTGTGGCTTGTatagtttgtttttatttttattttctaatttaaatcgcaattattatatattttttcttatcatattatttatgttattaaattatgaaatatatatcgAATAAGaacattacaattttttatatgacTGCAGAATAACATTTATGTGTATGTCATATTTTATATAGGGTCTCTTTTATGGTAATAAAGTACATTACACTCAATAAAAACaaagtgtttttgtttttttcttctttcatggGTACATCAATTCTCAATACTATATTATTCTATATCATCTAAGTTATGTCATTCATACAACAATTTGTACGATTTATTATATGATTTGGTACACAGATTCATAAGTCCGTTTCGAAagatttaattcttaattacaGAAGTATAAATTGAAAGCATTGAAGCTGTGTGGATTTTCCCATGAACCTTATATTCTTTATAGATTTGCCACGTTACTTAGAATCCTATAGTATACAAATTGCACTATCATCACTTCACTTACTAAAACAAAACCACTGAAACCAGAATACTATTACTGACAACACTCTTCTCCATTCTTTTCCCCTTAGGGTGACCACGTGGAATGCATACATATAGATACATACACTTGCAAAGTCAATAGTGGCCTGAAAAGAAAGCCAGAAGGCCCACCAGCGGGGCATTGATGTATGTTGTGGGCTCCGATTGCTGAAAGAAAGGCCTGGAATCCGGGAAGGAATCTGTGTTATTGCTGGGCCCACCCACCACGGCCCCAACCAATACATTGGGGTTGGGATTTGGGCTAAAGAAATACCGAGATCCAGCTTTACAGCCAATGCGGGCTGGGTGGAGGCCCACGGAGGGGAGCGAGCTGGCCCGGTGGTGTATCCTCTGCGGGTAGCGTGGGCCATATCCAACCATGTACGACATTCCCAACGGGTTGTCTCCGAGAATGTAATCCACCTAGTAAATCAAAGCCATGTGACTCACATTATTACAACGTTACCCgttttccaaaataataaacaagTGCGCAGATCACGTGTTGACGTGAATATAGTAAAAAACTAGAAAGGGGAAAATCTAGCCGTTAATTTTGTCAGATGTGGAAAACTAGAAAGAAACCAGGCCGTTAATCGACGGTGATGTCGAAGTGTTGGGACCCAAcaagtgataataataattattaataatgtaGAAAAATTTCATTCTCACCTGACGTTTGGCAAGGTGTTTGAGTAAAGCTGGGGTGGCAGTGGTCTCGCCACATGGCACCACCTTATTGGCGTGGCTTAGGTAGTTAGAATAAGCCAGGAGCAGGAAAGACAGTGACGTTACGTGCTGCATGTTACTTCCACCCGCCTTGAAGATAAGTCCACCTTTATTTATAAACCAACAAAACAGAAGCTTTAGTTACAAAGGGAAGAAAACACATTTGCTGCAATAATTGTGCAGAAATACCAATGCATGGATTCACTCTGCACGCAAAAACACACCCTTTTCTTTTGGGAAGCAAGCTAATTAACCATGATTAATGGCTTTGTTTGGGTCTCAAAATTCACGATCATCATCAAAGTTACAATTCCATAATCACGCCAGAATCATTATAAAAAGGTGAAAAAGTGAATGTTTTTTTACCCGGGGAATATTGAACTTGAGGGTGAGAAATCCCAGGCAATGTAGAACAGATAAATTGATCCGCGTTCTGCTTGAAGGACGCAAAATAGTTTGCTCTTCCCATTAACACCTCCTGTGACAATGAATATGTATGGTTACAGAAGCGTGATTGCGTTGCACGGGAtaggttgataaaaaaataatgaggcAGAAAGGTGAGAGTTTGGAGAAAAGAATGCGAGAAATAATGTGATAGCGATGAGAGCTTAAAGAAGAAGTCACAGACTCAATGGATGCAGGAGAGTAAAGCAAGTTTGCAGAAAAGAATGGTATGGTGCACATGCATGGAGCAGTAGTGGGACCCACCCATCTGCCAGATCTAACTAAAAggatgaaaataattaaaggtTAAGACTTTTGGTTCCAAATGTTCACTATATGGAAGGCAACCAGTTTGGCCATCCACTTTGGTTCTGATTCCACAGACAACAGCACACTCTAATCCTAACCCCCTTCTTCATTTCTCTCCTCCAAAATCCTCTCCCATCATTTACATCTAAGCTCCAATTATTAGGGAATGTCCCCGCTTgcataaataaactttaaaatgtaaTTCACATCATGTGCAATCATCACCATTTCAACAACCCCTTTCTCATTCCTATcttgactttttcttttaatattcatCAACAAATGgataaaccttttttttctaaataattcaaatcTGTACTCACATTCCCAATCTAGCTGTACCGTACATATGCACACAACATTGTTCGCCATGCCTTAGATTCCTTACATGGCCCACCAGTAAGAGCAagtcaaattttaaatacatatcATTTCATGCCTCTTGTCAAAGAACCCACATTTCTTACTATTgacattcattttatttattccatACTTTCACACTTCATTAAACAACAATTCAAACATTTAATGAAGAAAACACCACATTAAGTCCCTGTAATACAGTACAGGATCCGCTTTGTGGaatgtactaataaaataaataaaataggagaagagattactaaaaaaatgatttttttattttattttatgtagaaTTAAATCTAAGTCATTGTAATGTAATGAGTAATATAAAGCGTGAAGTTAGTGGTGGGAAATAATGGTGTTGATATGAAATTTGCTGTTGTGCTTGTGATGATGGATGATTAATAATATGATGTGTGGAGATGGGAAAGGGTCCGAAGAAGACAAAGTAAGTCACATTCCACAGACCACGTGATGCAGGAACTTTATCTCCAAATTCCGCATCTAGATTGAATGAATGAACAGTGTGACACTGCGCCTCCACATGCTAACCGGGGGGCGCAAGACAAGAGGAACAAAAACACCGCATAAAAGACAAAAGAATTTTGATATGTGCGCTCGCACACGCTATCACACAAACATAGGAGTaatgatgataaaataaaatggaaaactCCACTTCAACAATCATAtcatataaatttgaataaaaaccAACCCAATTAATTAATTCTAACCAAAACGGGTATGAATACGAAAAGTAGGGTTCATAAAAATGGGTGTAGCAGAGCAGTGTTGTTAATGTTACCTTCGAAATGAGGACATTAATCCCAGCATGCTTGTTATCCCAACCAAACTCATTAATGGTGTCCCCAGCCCTCAACACCACTTCGTTCCTCACAATGTATTCTCTGTACTGACGCCTACGTGATGCCTTGTGCAACCACGCCGCTGCCCACAGCAACTCGTCCTAAAAATCACCATCACATAAAGTAACTTTAAAAGTCATCCAATCCAACGCCCAATATTCCATCCCATTCACACACTTTCTCCCGTTATGTCTATTATTGCTCCACGTACCTGGTAACCGTTCACGTCGCAGTAAAACGGGCACACTGCACGGCGCAGGCTGTTACTGTACGCGCCACGATGCGAGTCAGCAAACTGGAACACCTGCACCCTCACCCCAAACCAACGGTCATTTTCTCGCGATATTTTAACGGAAAATGTGTTAAATGAACCTCTTTAACCATTAAAAGATACAGAGAAAAACACGccaaaacataaataaagtGTTGGGTGGAATGGGTGACACGGAGATTTTCCATGTCTCTCGTGAGAGACGAAAACAGTCTCGCTTTCCACATACTGCTTGCTTTTCAAACTTACCACAGTCACGTTTTCACTTTTCACCCAAAgccaaaggaaaaaaaaaaggttttcacaagtacttttatttgtttatttttaaaacaaaaatagagagAGAGAGTCTCGTGTGCGGGAGGGTGCAAGAGTGTGACGCACCGCAACGGCTCGATTGAGGAGCATGGTAGAGTAGGAGGGGTCACGTGATCTGAAGACGATGGAGGCAGCAGCAAGTGCAGCGGCAGTTTCTCCTGCCACGTCAGATCCTGGGTGGGACCCGTCGATCTTGAAAACGGTGCGTAGCGTGTCCATGTCTTCCGGTCTCTCCCAACAGTTATGGTCGGAGTAAGGGTCACCAACCTGCACGAACACCACGCCGGAACCAATCTTCGCCGTCGCCTTCAGCAGATAATCGGTCCCCCACCTCACTGCTTTCAGTGCGTTCCCTAGCTCCGCCCCCATGCTCTTCTCGAAGTCGATCACGCTCCACGACAGCATCGTCGTCGTGAACGCCATTGGAAACCCAAACTTTATGTTGTCCCCGGCGTCGTAGTACCCTCCGCTCAAGTCCACCTGGGTAAACAGCACAATGTACCTCATTAATAATCATCATCACGACCTCATCAACTGACCTCCAACTATCTGCTAcattgagaataaagaaaacataaataatatcttACTCCGGCGGTTGCACCGTCGTGCATTGCTGAGTCACGGCGCCAGCGAAGGCGCTGATCGGCGGGGAGTTTGCCCGAGCGCTGGCCCTCGAAGAAGAGGATGCTTTTGCGGAGGGCGTCGCGGTAGTCGTGAGCGGCGGAGGAGGGGTGGAGggagaggaagaggaggagcACGGAGAGGACAGAGAAGAGAGTGTTTGGCGccattttgttgttttgttttcctCTCTGGCAGTGCGAGGTGGTGCTTGTGTTTGTGTGCGTAGAGAAGAGGAAACGGTCGAGGTTGTTATATAAACGAGAAAGCATCCTTGGATTCCAGTGCCTTGCCCAGTGCGCCTTCGCCACGTGGAGAGAGCAGAGTGGTTTGTTTTGGGAGCCCGATGCAAACGGGGCTTGACTAATGAAAACGGGCCTTGACTGGAGCGGGTCGGGCCGGGTAAGAGTTTGGAACGGGGAATAATGCGGACATGTGATGAGCACCGCGAATTGGTGGGGAACACGTGGAGTAGAGGGGGTAGGGGTTGGGGAAAGGGGGGTGTGGGACCCACCGGAAAGTGTGGGTGCACTGTAAGAGAGTACTCCCATCTGTGTTTGATGTAGTAGGCGCAGCTTATGATGGGAGTGGGAGAATGATTGTGAAGCGTCAGATGGTTTGactgtatgtgtgtgtgtctgGGGAAGAGAGAAGACTGAGAGGGCATGTGAATTAGTGAATTTATGTCGTCTGGTTGGGATAACCTTTAATATATTCATACCAAAACAGTTTTCGTAGCTCAATATTATCTGTCAGGTTCGAGTTTTCATAATTGCTCCTATCGCGAGTTTAGGttttagtatataaataaattattaactctagaaagaaattaatttgatgTGTGTTCATGTTAAGGAACAAGCAACATAGGCAAAAGTTTCGGAAACAGTTATATATGATCAGTGGTGTTCTTTATAACGATCTTTCTCACCTACATAACATCTTATGATTTGTAGTTTAAGCCATGTGCATGTTTACCAGACCTATTGGTTTTGAGTATGGGTAAAGGATGCAACCATAATGTCTCCAACATGTGAAGTAGTGGTGTGTTGCTTAACATATTGTCTCTTCTTCACGATTTGGTGATTGTTCGTTCATCTTGTccaggatttttatttttttccaacaACATGTTTTACGTTCACAAAGTCACTAGTAGTAATAATCCTGTGTTTCTCCACCTAGTGATAACAAACCATCCATAATCTTCCAAGTTCATGTTGTAAAAGTGATTTTCTCAATTCAACGATCCAATTGGTAAGGGAGTATTTGAATTTTGAGTTGCGAAGAGGGGAAGAGGGAAAAGAAAGGATATGATGCGAGATGAGagatagagaaagaaaatagatgtttgatatatatatatatatatatatatatatatatatatatatatatatatatatttattgaattgcgctgtatttatgtttatttttttaattaatttagtctAGGTTAAACCAATTAGTTTgtagtttatttcattttctatgCCATTTAATTCCGTGAAACGCATTTGAAAGCTTTACCCTATGACGGAAATTTGAGTTTCAcatctgaaaaagaaaaattattttgaagttttaataatttcaaaaatggtGAATTAAACATGTAAACCGTGTacgttattttaatatattcggatttttagaataactttgtattttttttttcaaaatcgaACTATAACGGTCCAGGTACCACCAATTGAAAAGTTGCATTAATGTCAGAGCACTTACTCATGTTGTTTGCTTTCAGTCTAATTAAAATGCAATTTAATAGATTTGGATTTTATTCATAACTCATTTTGTTAATCTAAATTTAtgaagtaaattttattttcatttattttctaaattaattcaaaaaatttaaatgaataaaaaattaataaactagaaattacaaaaatatcagttaaataaataataataaaaatgtataaaatatgtgacaattttgtaatatatttctCGATTATAAGCAAAGAAAAgcttaaatattcattttgttAATACCATTCACAGATGATATATTGTAACCATGTTGTTTAACTTTTagatacttaatatttttatttatggacATATTCCAAAGTAAATAATCGGGTGTActaaatacaattatttaataattaaaaaatttagaatttaaagaataaagCAACACAGTAATATGATTTCTTGACATTTTAGTTTCCCACCCGTACCTTGCAGTGTTTAGAATTAGAACTTCCCATCAAAGTTGTTGTTACTAAACGCCTTCTTTAGAACTTGAAgtagaaattaagaaaaattagttttattcacatttttgttggaatttttaattgagataGATAGGAAAAATTAACCGGTCACTAATTATCTTTACTTTGTCACATCTCGGATatgaattattaatataaaaaacttcaCATCACATTTCTGGTTAATATAAAACTTTCCAGCAAAaatagattttcaaaatcagagTTAGACACTTTAAAGACACTTTCTTAAGAGAAAGAATGGGTGAAAGCCATTACAGAAACCGTGCATACCAGCAGAGAGTGGCACCAGTAGATGAAGGAAGTGTTGACATTATAAGTTCTATTATTCATCTCATAATTCCATAATCATAcgaattaattagattatgagcAATTAATGTAGAATTTAtaagcaaaaatatgtcaaaaagGCTTATTCAGAATACTTCTTAAGCAGAGTTGAAGATAAGAGTTTGTGGTGATGTATGAAAGCTTATTGTGGAAGAAGCAGTGCTGAAACATGACCAATTTCAGAAAACTTTCCTGAGCTAATGATGGAAGCTCATGTGAAATCATACCAAGTCTGGAAAGTTCAAATCTCTGCTACCAAATCATACCAACATAGAATCTATCTTTTTAAGTTACACAGTAATTTTTCTTCGTTATCTTATCTAATTCATTAGTAGTTCCATTCCATTGTATTTAATGCAACTTTAAAAAGCCTGCCAACGCTATAACAGGAACCATGTGACAcaaaaattgtattatatttaaatgttgaaaAGATACAAGTCTATTACATAAACAAATGATCAtgctatttttattaaaaatgatatattttaccatgtaaaataaatagtatgattttaatacaaaattcaTTTGATGTATTAAAATCATGATAGAGTTGATGACTAACACAACTCACCAAGATTACTATTTTAAATGACAATATTAAATACCAAAGCTCTGAACACGAGAAAAAGTACTAGGTTAAGTTTTTCATAAGGCATATATTAAGCTATTGGATTTTACTCTTTGAACATAAAGCTTTATCTATATGGGCTTATGGTTTTTATACCACTGAGAAAATTTTGCGGGCCTAATGCAGCTATGAGTAACCCCTTGAGCATACAAGCCAGTTTGTTGAAAGGTTGAAGAATGAACTTCAAGAGTAACATCAGAACCTtggaaaaatttagaaaaaaaatgtttttgtctATAATATGATGATTTTTAGACACAAGTGTAATAAACAAATCCATTTTCTTaccttttttttgtgtgtgaatATATTATAAACAGCGTATTACTCCAATCCAACCACATATTTAATCAGACACACTGTTAAGTTGTTCTTTTGTCAGGGATTGGGGAAACATACACAAAATGTCACATACACACATAATTAAGGCTCAGACAATTTAACCTGATTATTTTTGGTTTAAGGTCAACGTAACTTCTGCATGAGATGTGTGAAAGTGTCTATATTATCGGATTGAAATCCCAATTTTACAAAGGAAAAGGTTAAACATATGGAACCGTTGGTGGGATTTCCTCATTTTCCCCAAATGCATCAATGAATTCTGTGTTTGCCTAGTGGCTATCATAGCAGCGTCTCATTCTAAGATAAGGTTTTGCTCCTGATATTTGATGTCTTTTCACGATATCTATCTTATTTTCCAACGGaaaccaaagaaaaaacaacAGTATTTGTTTTTCGTTTGTGATGTGATTTTTACAGATATCACATCTTGACACATAAGGCTGCGCTTATCTGCTGCATGGTTTTGCTACCTCAAATCTGATTTCATTGCTGAGCACATATAAAAATGGTccattgtttctggtttttttGTTGGTCCAATGAAAATAATAACTGAATTTAAGGTAGACCCCGCAGGAATTCACACTCACACAACAGAACCAAAGATAATAAAGAATGAAACTTTGTAGTTATCCTTGACTCACGGAGTTTTGTTATTGGGCTTGGGACAAGGATGTTATGTTGGTATGATGTGGATAAATCATCCGAAAGCTTTAGAAATCCACACAAAAAGGTTTCTCACCTTGTCTCCCCCTTTACAGTTCCCGACCAAGGGTGTTCAGTTACCATCTTATCTCAATCTCTTATATTACTTGATTCCCTTCTATCCACCTACAACTGTGTTATGTTATGTAtatctatttttcttcatttctcgACAATGACAACAACAATTAACCCCGTAACTCTGAAAGCTTAGTTTCTTACGAGATATACATCTTTCATTATCCGAAAGTTATgtaagatattttataaatttttgtttgtattttaatgcaactaaatatataaagtttttttttcttcttattttatgGCTAATGTTATACCACGTCGATTTGcttcaatgatattttttttaaataagaataaagaaGTTACCAATGGAACATTATACAAATCTTAAATAATACGTTCCAATAAATGTACAAACTAGCATGCTATAGTGATAAAAGCTTTCCTGCGTACTACTCTACTCTCTTCACTTTACTTTTACTTTGTGGTCGAAAAGAAGAGTCAGTTATGCCGTTGAGCCCGTTATTTGGTGAGTTCTTTGTCAAATGGATTCTTCTAGAGACAACAGTTTCAAATCAAAATTATGAGGTTGTTTTTTTCCTGGTCCTCACTGTTTGTTATTTGACCCGTAGAAAGTCAGAGTTGAAAATAAAGGTATAAAATGTTATCACAGCTAAGGAGCATCACAATATGCTGTTACTTGTAGCTTTTTCAAAACGTTATGATGTTGAATTAATTTGTCCTTCAACTCTGTACTTAAGTTTGGAGCAAATAGTTGCTTGAATGGTGGTGGgtataataattacatatagTTTATAAattctcactttttctttttatgttccttttttaCTCTCCCTAGACAAGCTTTTTGTTTCAAGACACAAGATAAGGATGGTTAAAAATACAAATGGTTTAGGTTTAGTGCAGTCCCTTGGATTGTGGGGAAGGTTAAATCCCACAACAACAATGATTGTCTCTGTCCTTGAATGGTGTGTGTGGAAGGGAAGGGTAGCcactattttcttaaaaaaagtaggaaCAAAAGTTTCACGCATGAGACATAGTGGCCACAATGTGAGGAACATTCACACACCAATAGCACCCTCAATTTCCTAACTAACAACCCAAACTCTCAACCGACCTAAACAAAAAGTGCAAGCCC contains:
- the LOC114175611 gene encoding endoglucanase 8-like; translated protein: MAPNTLFSVLSVLLLFLSLHPSSAAHDYRDALRKSILFFEGQRSGKLPADQRLRWRRDSAMHDGATAGVDLSGGYYDAGDNIKFGFPMAFTTTMLSWSVIDFEKSMGAELGNALKAVRWGTDYLLKATAKIGSGVVFVQVGDPYSDHNCWERPEDMDTLRTVFKIDGSHPGSDVAGETAAALAAASIVFRSRDPSYSTMLLNRAVAVFQFADSHRGAYSNSLRRAVCPFYCDVNGYQDELLWAAAWLHKASRRRQYREYIVRNEVVLRAGDTINEFGWDNKHAGINVLISKEVLMGRANYFASFKQNADQFICSTLPGISHPQVQYSPGGLIFKAGGSNMQHVTSLSFLLLAYSNYLSHANKVVPCGETTATPALLKHLAKRQVDYILGDNPLGMSYMVGYGPRYPQRIHHRASSLPSVGLHPARIGCKAGSRYFFSPNPNPNVLVGAVVGGPSNNTDSFPDSRPFFQQSEPTTYINAPLVGLLAFFSGHY